In Papio anubis isolate 15944 chromosome 20, Panubis1.0, whole genome shotgun sequence, the genomic window gtcctgaccttgtgatccgcccgcctcagcctcccaaagtgctgggattacaggcatgagccaccacacccagctgacagatacaattttttttttttttttcgagacggagtctcgctctgtcgcccaggctggagtgcagtggtgcaatcttggctcactgcaagctctacctcctgggttcacaccattctcctgcttcatcctcccgagtagctgagactacaggcgcccgccaccacgcccggctaattttttgtgttttttagtagagatggagtttcactgtgttagccaggatggtctcgatatcctgaccttgtgatccgcccacctcagcctgtgaaagtgctgagattacaggcgtgagccgctgcacccggccaacagatacaatttttaaatgacatcagTAGAAAGAAAGATGCCCTGGGTAGCTGGTGTGGGAAATTGCAGCAAGTCTGGAGACTGGATTGGGGTTGAGGTTTGCATTTGAAGGTGGCAGATGGATCCCCAGGACATGGAGAGTGCAGGAAGAGCAGGTCTTGGTAACCAATATGTTGTGGAGTTGGTGGGAGAGGCTGAAGATAAGGACCAAGTTCCTGGTTTGAAGAACTGGGTAGAAGCCACACACActggctcatacccataatcccgTCAACTCcagagaccgaggtgggaggatcgctggagcactggaggttgaggctgcagtgagctaggattgcaccactgcactgcagcctgggtggcaaagaaAGACCCCaacccttaaaaaataaaataaaataaaataatcggGCAGAGGAGGGGAGGGTTGGAGTTTGCCGACCACAGGTAAGATGTGTTGTTTGGAACAAAGCATATGTAAGTGGGGGCCTGTGATGTCCAGGGGGAGACAGCCAGGATGTGACTGGATGTTTCTCCAGCCAGGAAGGGGCTGGAGTTCAGGGAGATGCCAGACAATTGCAGCAGTTTGTAGAGTTATGTGGGTCAGGCTAGGATTCGTTTTGCTGCAGGAATAAGCAGTCCCCCTAAATCTTAAGACAATCAAGGTTTACCTAAAAtcagccgagcacggtggctcaggcccgtaatcccagcactttgggaggccaaggtgtgtggatcacctgaggtcaggagtttgagaacagtctggccaacatggtgaaaccttgtctcttccaaaaatacaaaaagtagccctagccgggtgtggtggcacgcacctgtattcccagccactcgggaggctgagacaggggaatcacttgaacccaggaggtggaggttgcagcgagctgagatcacaccactgctcttcaggctgggcgacagcaagactccatctcaaaaaaaaaaaaagggttcacCTAAAATCAAGTACAGGTTGGATGGTTCACCTCTATCTTATAGCTTCACCATCTGGCACAAGAAGCCTTCAACATACCTCAGGTGGTGAAGGTGACAAGAGGATTTATTTCCAGGCTTGGAAATGTGCCCATCCCTTTGGCCAGAAACCAGTGCAATTGGCCCCatcctagctgcaagggaggctgggaaatgtagtcctcCTGTGAGGCCACAGCATGGTCAACATACGCACTGTCCTCTGCCCAGGGGCAACGTGACTGAAGctgcaggtgggggagggggcctCAGAGGGAGTGTGAAGGCAGACATTGGGTCTGCAGGGTCTTCCGGTCTGACGGTAGCACATGAcatgactcctgacctcatttctCCCCTGGTCCAGGTATCACTCCTCCTTGTTTCAATCTCTTCGCCCTCTTCGATGCTCAGGCCCAAGTCTGGTTGCCCCCAAACCACATCCTAGAGATCCCCAGAGACGCAAGCCTGATGCTGTATTTCCGCATGAGGTGGGTGAAGACCCCTTTGCAAAGCTCGTCCCCTCCTGTGCTGAAGCTGGTCTGACTCTGTGCTAAGCCCCAGCTGCGTCCCTCCCGTCCTGCAGGTTTTATTTCCGGAACTGGCATGGCATGAATCCTCAGGAGCCGGCTGTGTACCGTTGTGGGCCCCCAGGAACCGAGGCATCCTCAGATCAGACAGCACAGGGGATGCAACTTCTGGACCCAGCCTCATTTGAGTACCTCTTTGAGCAGGTATGAGCAGGGCTGCGGGGGGCAAGACTATTTGTGGGAGATTTAGGGGCAGTTAAGGAGCCCCCATTTCCCTCCCTGATTCATTATAGCTAATGGGTTTCAACTCATGCCATCTGgggatctttttttgtttttttgaaatggagtctcgctctgtcacgcagattggagtgcagtggcgtaatctcagctcactgcaacctccacctcccaggttgaagtgattctcccatctcagcctcccaagtagctgagattacaggtgcccgccaccacccccagctaatttttctatttgtagtaaagctggggtttcaccatgttggccatgctggtctcaaactcctaacctcaagtgattcacttgcctcagccccccaaagtatgggattacaggtgtgagccaccatgcccagctaagagTTCAGGTTGAAGGGGAAAGAGTGCTGTGATTGATTAGTAATGTCTGTCACAGGCACAAGATTGACAAGAGGAGGGGTGTATGCTGTATATTTGGCCTTTCCAGTAAATGGTGGTCTCTTCCCTCCTCAAGGTGGTGAGATGCAGGAAATTAGAGTTCTCTGgctagagcaagcttgtccaacccctGACCTGCAGACTACATGCTgtccaggacagctttgaatgaaGCCTGACATAAATTCCTAAAGTATCTTAAAATATTCTGAGATtttgctgcaattttttttttttttttttttttgagatggagtttcgttcttgttgcccacgctggagtgcaatgtcacaatctcggctcactgcaacctccacctcccgggttcaggtgattctcctgcctcagcttcccgagtagctgggattacaggcaggtgccaccacgcctggctaattttgtatttttagtagaagtggggtttctccaagttggtcaggctggtctcaaactcctgacctcaggtgatgcgcccgcctcggcctcccaaagtgctgggattataggcgtgagccactgcgcccggcttgtgattttttttttcttttacttttcttttcttttttttttagttcatcagctatcattagtgttactgtattttatgtgtggcccaagacagttcttcttccagtgtggtccagggtagccaaaagattggatacctcTGGGTTAGAGAGTAAACGCATTCTCACACCTCCCTTTCTGCTCAATTTCCTGTTCCCAGGGCAAGCATGAGTTTGTGAATGACGTGGCATCACTGTGGGAGCTGTCGAGCGAGGAGGAGATCCACCACTTTAAGAATGAGAGCCTGGGCATGGCCTTTCTGCACCTCTGTCACCTCGCTCTCCGCCGTGGCGTCCCCCTGGAGGAGGTGGCCAAGAAGACCAGGTGTCTGGGAATGGGGTGGGGATGCTGTGTAGGCAGGGGGAAGTGTCCTGAGCATCTGGGAGCCGGGGTAGACTTCGCATATTGCCAtgcctctactttttttttttgagccagagtctcactctgtcactcaggctggagtgcagtggcatgatctcggctcactgcaacctctgcgtcccaggttcaagagattctccttcgtcagcctcctgagtagctgggattacaggtgcccgccatcatgcccagctaatttttgtatttttagtagagacagactgagtttcttcatgttggccaggctggtctcgaactgctgacctcaagcgatccttctgccttggcctcccaagtagctgagactacaggctcaatTCACCACCCTGGCTAGTGTACCTGTTATCTAGATGaggcagctgaggctcagagaggttaagccacTTGCCCTGTGTCACCCAGCTGGGTCTGCAACCCAGGTCCCTGACCAGCCCCTCCCTGTGTTCCCCCCAGCTTCAAGGACTGTATCCCGCTCTCCTTCCGTCGGCAGATCCGGCAGCACAGCGCCCTGACTCGGCTGCGCCTTCGGAACGTCTTCCGCAGGTTCCTGCAGGACTTCCAGCCGGACAGACTCTCCCAGCAGATGGTCATGGTCAAATACCTGGCCACACTCGAACGGCTGGCACCCCGCTTTGGCACAGAGCGTGTGCCCGTGTGCCACCTGAGGTTGCTGGCCCAGGCAGAGGGGGAGCCCTGCTACATCCGGGACAGTGGGGAGGCCCCTACAGACCCTGGCCCCGAGTCTGCTGCTGGACCCCCAACCCATGAGGTGCTGGTGACAGGCACTGGTGGCATCCAGTGGTGGCCAGTACAGGAGGAGGTGAACAAGGAGGAGGTGAGCAAGGTGCCTCTTCCGCCCTGGAGGTTCAggttgggctggggtgggggggtcTCTGTTCATCCTTGGCCTTGGCCTCTGAGGGTGGCTGACCTGAGCCCTCTCCCCACATGGCTCTGGGGCACCTGTCTGCTGGGGCCAGTTTCTTGAAGAAGGTCCTCCATCTGCTTACCCCTTGGGGACCTTATTTCTGGAGTCTGCACCTCCAGGGAACCCCTTCATCTGGGGACTGGCACCTGAGTGTGAGGGGGTCAGGATTCCGCTCTCTGCCATCCCTAAGGGTCCGGCTTCCAGCATGTGTATGTTATGGGGTGGGTCCCCATCCCGCCTGTGACACTGGGACTTGGGAGGTCAACCTAGGTTGGTGCCTGGCCCTTCTGGCTCCAGTCTCCCCCCAGGGGAAAGTGCAGAAGTATAAACGAGCATTGCCCTCTCCATCCTCTGCCCCACTTGCGGGGTGTTCAGGGTTCTAGTGGCGGCAGCGGCAGGAACCCCCAAGCCAGCCTGTCTGGGAAGAAGGCCAAGGCTCACAAGGCAATCGGCCAGCCGGCGGACAGACTGCGGGAGCCACTGTGGGCCTACTTCTGTGACTTCCGGGACATCACCCACGTGGTGCTGAAAGAGTGCTGTGTCAGCATCCACCGGCAGGACAACAAGTGCCTGGTGAGGCCCGGGGTGGGAGCCGGGCTAGGGACCGCCATGGCTTGGGAGGACACTCTCCTGATGCTCCCCTGGCTGGCAGGAGCTGAGCCTGCCTTCCCGGGCTGCGGCGCTGTCCTTCGTGTCGCTGGTGGACGGCTATTTCCGCCTGACGGCCGACTCCAGCCACTACCTGTGCCACGAGGTGGCTCCCCCACGGCTGGTGATGAGCATCCAGGATGGGATCCACGGACCCCTGCTGTGAGTGCTGGGTGGGGAGGCACTGGGGGCCACTGCCAAGGCTGCCAACTAGACTGTGAGCCCtaggggctgtgcagggtgtgcgtGTGGGTGCACGTCTTtgtcgctcaagctggagtgtggtggcgtgatctcagctcactgcagcctccgcctcccgggttcaagtgattctcctgcctcagcctcccaactgactacctgggactacaggcactcgccaccacgccaggctaatttttgtatttttgtaaaggtggggtttcgtcacattggccaggctagtctcgaactcctgacctcaggtgatccacctgcctccacctcccaaagtgctgggattacaggcgtgagccaccacgccctgccgtGACTGTCATGGTGTGTTGAGGTTGTCATTGCACAGAACTGGTGATTTTCACGGGACTGTCGTTACCCTGGTGCTGGTGATCATTCAGCGGTATGTTGGATGCTTCTGCCTCTGCAGGCGGCTGCCCATGCTGGCAACTTGTGAGTCACTGTCTCAGCGGTCCTGTGTGTGACTTGTGGGCCTGAGGGTGTGAAGTTGCCAGTACTTATGTCATCATCAGGTGCAGGGGCGTGTGTGGCTGTCCTTTGTGCTGCCAAGTCGTGATTTGTGGCTGTCTCCTTGTCGGATCACTGCTCCTGTGACTCTGACCCTTGTCCTACTTGTGATACCAGGGGAGGGGGAAGTGGGCATTTCACCTTGTGAGGCCTGTGGCTGTGACAGCTGTCAAGGCTatatgtaggccgggcgcggtggctcaagcctgtaatcccagcactttgggaggctgagacgggcggatcacgaggtcaggagatcgagaccatcctggctaacacggtgaaaccccgtctctacgaaaaagtacaaaaaactagccgggcgaggtggcgggcacctgtagtcccagttactcgggaggctgaggcaggaaaatggcgtaaacccgggaggcggagcttgcagtgagccgagatctggccactgcactccaggctgggcgacagagcgagactccgtctcaaaaataaaaaaaaaaaaaggctatatgTGTGCTGCCCCCTGTACAGACAGGTGTTAGGGGCCACGTGTGTCAGCCACTGCACATGTAGGTGTCTGGGCCTATGTAGCCATGACACTTTATAGTGCATGTTTGTGTCACCTCTGTGTCTGGGTTGCCCCGGCCCCTGTGTTGCCTTGTCACACTGGGTGATTAGGTGTGTCTGGGATTGTTGTCCTTTGCTTGTGTGATTAGCCATCTATCGTGTGTCACCCTTGTGAGTGGTGGTGGCCGTGGCTGGGTGTGCGCCCATCCGGCTCCTGATGGCTGTTTCCTGTCTTGGAGTGTGTGTCACCTCGTCAGGGCCCGTCTGGCGTCAAGTGCAAGAGCAGGAgtgggctggctgtggtggctcacgcctgtaatcccagcgctttaggaggccgaggtgggagaatcacttgagcccaggagttcaagagcagcctgggcaacgtagcaaggtCTTGTaactgctgaaaatacaaaaattagccgggcgcacctgtaatcctggctcttcaggaggctgaagtgggagaatcgcttgagcctgggaggttcaggctgaagtgagctgagatcatgccgctgcactccagcctgggcaacagagcaagatcctgtctcaaaaaaaaaaaaaaaaaaagagagagcaggtagccaggcacggtggctcatgcctgtaatcccagcactttgggaggctgaggctggcagatcacctgaggtcaggagtttgagaccaggctggctaacatggtgaaaccccctctctgttttttttttggggtggagTCTCAGCCTgtccccaggctgggagtgcagtacaatcttggctcactgcaagcccggcctccccgggttcatgccattctcctgcctcagcctcagtagctgggactacaggcgcctgccaccacgcctggctattaatttttgtattttagtagagacgggtttcaccgcggttagccaggatggctctcgacctcctgacctcatgatccaccactgcctctcccaaagcgctgggattacaagctgcaagccactgtgcccgccctcTACTGcaacataaaattagctgggcatggtggcaggcacctgtaatcccagctactggggaggctgaggcaagagaattgcttgaacccaggtgggtggaggttgcagtgaactgagatcgccaCGCATTGCACTGActaacaaaactctgtctcaaaaaaacaaacagaaaagcaggTGTGTGCCTCCTGCTGCGCTGTGTCTCCATGTAAGGGGCTGTGTGTGTCCACAGTTAGCGTCCTCGCAAGAGTGGCTGTGTCTCACACTTGTCCTAGCTGTGTGTGTGACCTCTAAGCAGGTAATGAGTGTCATTGTTCCCGGGTATGGGTCCAGCAGTGGCCCAGGTGGCCTGATAGTCCCCCTGGACCCCTTTCCAGGGAGCCGTTTGTGCAGGCCAAGCTGCGGCCCGAGGACGGCCTGTACCTCATTCAGTGGAGCACCAGCCACCCCTACCGCCTGATCCTCACAGTGGCCCAGCGTAGCCAGGTGggcccagggctgggggctggggctggggctggacaCGCTCCCTGCCTGGTCCCTTGCTCACTGCTCCCATCTCTGCCACCTCCCGCCAGGCACCAGACGGCACACAGAGCTTGCGGCTCCGGAAGTTCCCCATTGAGCAGCAGGCCAGGGCCTTTGTGCTGGAGGGCTGGGGCCGGTCCTTCCCCAGCGTTCGGGAACTTGGGGCCGCCTTGCAGGGCTGCTTGCTTAGGGCCGGGGACGACTGCTTCTCTCTGCGTCGCTGTTGCCTGCCCCAACCAGGAGGTACGACGATGGGGGGACATCTGGGTGGGATGTGGCATCTCTCCCCTAGGCCCACCCTCCATGACTTCACACCTGCCTCCAGAAACCTCCAACCTCATCATCATGCGGGGGGCTCGGGCCAGCACCAGGACACTCAACCTCAGCCAGCTCAGCTTCCACCGGGTTGACCAGAAGGAGATCACCCAGGTGGGTGCAGGGAAGGGGCCCGGGGCAAGGGCAGGGCCCCTGGGGATATGGGTGCTGGGGGCCTTGGGAGATCAGCTGCGAACTCTCACCACGGCAGTGTTCTGTGCCACATGGTTCCGCAGCTGTCCCACTTGGGCCAGGGCACAAGGACCAACGTGTACGAGGGCCGCCTGCGAGTGGAGGGCAGTGGGGACCCTGAGGAGGGCAAGGTGGACGACGAGGACCCCGTCGTGCCTGGAGGGGACCGTGGGCAGGAGCTACGAGTGGTGCTCAAAGTGCTGGACCCAAGTCACCATGACATCGCCCTGGTGAGcggcagggccaggcctgggggGTCTGGAGGAGGCGGGATGGGAGGGGTGTGTCTGGAGGAGGTGGGATGGGAGGGGTGTGTCTGGAGGAGGTGGGATGGGAGGGGTGTGTCTGTGGAGGGGGTGGGATGGGAGGGGTGTGTCTGTGGAGGGGGTGGGATGGGAGGGGTGTGTCTGTGGAGGGGGTGGGATGGGAGGGGTGTGTCTGTGGAGGAGGTGGGATGGGAGGGGTGTGGCTGTGGAGGAGGTGGGATAGGAGGGGTCGGCTTTGCAACCACCTGACCTGCCCGGCCCCCACAGGCCTTCTATGAGACAGCCAGCCTCATGAGCCAGGTCTCCCACGTGCACCTGGCCTTCGTGCACGGCGTCTGTGTGCGCGGCCCTGAAAGTGAGTGGGTCCCGCCATACTCATCCCCCTTTGGCAGGCCACCCCTGTCTTATACCCACTCCCTGATCTGTACCCCAACCCTCGACCTACACCCCCAACCTATCCCTATTTCTCGACTCTCACCTGTACTCTGATCCTGGGCTATACCTTGACCTTCAACCTAGACCCCAACTCCTGACGATATTCCAGCCTATAACTTACATCCCAACACCTCGACCCTCACCTGCGCTCAGTCTCAGCCCCCACCCTGATTCCCAACTACATCCCCATTTCCATCTACCTCCCAAACAACCTCTACAATCCAGCACCCATCTGCCCCTGGCCCCATCAGCACTATGGCCTCAGGCAGACTCCAGCACTGATGTGTCCTGACCTCCTAGACCTCAGCCCCTGCACATCCAACCCTGTCTAACCCcacctcttcctttcctctgcaGGTAGCTCAAAACTCCTTGTATAGGctacgtgtggtggctcacacctatcccagcactttaggaggctgaggtgggaggatcacttaaacccagtggttcaagaccagcctgggtaacatggccagaccctatctttacaaaaaatttaaaaattggtcgggtgcggtggctcacgcctgtaatcccagcactctgggaggccgaggtgggcggatcacgaggtcaggagatcgagaccatcctggctaacacggtgaaaccctgtctctactaaaaatacaaaaaattagccaggcatggtggcgggcacctgtagtcccagctactcaggaggctgaggcaggagaatggggggaacctaggaggcggagcttgcagtgagatgagatcgcgccactgcactccagcctgggccacagagcgagactctgtctcaaaaaaaaaaaaaatttaaaaattaggaccaggcatggtgacatgtacctgtagtcctagctacttgggaggctgaaatgggaggatcacttgagcccaggagttcaaggctgcagtgagccatgattgtaccactacataccagcctgggcgacagggtgagactctgtctcaaaaaaaataataaataaataaaaagtaaagccCTTGTACAGAGCAACCCTAGACCCGCCCATCCCTCAaccccctgtgtgtgtgtgcatcttcCCCACTTTCCCCTGGACCTTGGCTGACGCCCTGACCCACAGCCCCCTGACTACTCTGGTACCCCAACATCACTTAAACCCCAACCTCAAGCCCCCAGCGTCTGCTTATCCATGCCCATCCCTAGTTGCTTACTTTGTAGGCTCACCTTTATCTccttttttgtgagacagggtctccctctgttgcccaggctgcaatgcagtggtgccatcatggctcactgaagcttcaacctcctggactcaagcgatcctcctgcctcagattcttgagcacctgggattacaggcgtgtgccgtgGAGGAGGTGggacacccggctgattttttttttttttttttttttttgagacggagtctggctctgtcacccgggctggagtgcagtggccggatctcagctcactgcaagctccgcctcccgggtttacgccattctcctgcctcagcctcccgagtagctgggactacaggcgcccgccgcctcgcccggctagttttttgtatttttttttagtagagacggggtttcaccgtgttcgccaggatggtctcgatctcctgacctcgtgatccgcccgtctcggcctcccaaagtgctgggattacaggcttgagccaccgcgcccggccaacccggctgatttttaaaaattttttgtagagatgggggtctcactatattgcctaggctagtctcaaactcctgggctcaagggatcttcccgcctcagcttcccaagttttttttgttttgttttgttttgtttttttgagacggagtctcactctgtcacccaggctggagtgcagtggcgcgatctcggctcactgcaagctccgcctcccagattcatgccattctcctgcctcagcctcctgagtagctgaaactacaggcgcccaccaccacgcccagctaatttttttgtatttttagtagagacagggtttcaccataattttctgtatctttagtaaagatgggatttcaacatattggccaggctggtctcgaactcctgaacttctgatctgcctgcttcggcctcccaaaatgctgggattacaggcgtgagccaccgcattggctgtattttttttttttttagtagcgatggggtttcatcatgttgggcaggctgccctcaaactcctgacctcaggtgatccacctgcttcagcctctcaaagtgctgggatcacaggcgtgaaccactatgcccggctcACCTTTCTGTCTTGAACTTCAACTTCCTCCATGCCCCACACCACCTGGACCCCAATGCCCTCATCCAGCACTGCCTTTGCTACATTCTGCATTTCTTCTCTCCCCAAACTCACTTTCAACCCTGACTGAACTCCACCCACACCTCTGCCCTGacacctccccagccacatgtaCCCAGCCACATTCCAggtccctccttggcctctccccCAAT contains:
- the TYK2 gene encoding non-receptor tyrosine-protein kinase TYK2 isoform X6, which gives rise to MGGGVSAGDVVAVRRGGVGSGFELLSPGKAEPPAGSMPLRHRGTTRGSKPVGDGAQPMAAMGGLKVLLHWAGPGGGEPWVTFSESSLTAEEVCIHIAHKVGITPPCFNLFALFDAQAQVWLPPNHILEIPRDASLMLYFRMRFYFRNWHGMNPQEPAVYRCGPPGTEASSDQTAQGMQLLDPASFEYLFEQGKHEFVNDVASLWELSSEEEIHHFKNESLGMAFLHLCHLALRRGVPLEEVAKKTSFKDCIPLSFRRQIRQHSALTRLRLRNVFRRFLQDFQPDRLSQQMVMVKYLATLERLAPRFGTERVPVCHLRLLAQAEGEPCYIRDSGEAPTDPGPESAAGPPTHEVLVTGTGGIQWWPVQEEVNKEEGSSGGSGRNPQASLSGKKAKAHKAIGQPADRLREPLWAYFCDFRDITHVVLKECCVSIHRQDNKCLELSLPSRAAALSFVSLVDGYFRLTADSSHYLCHEVAPPRLVMSIQDGIHGPLLEPFVQAKLRPEDGLYLIQWSTSHPYRLILTVAQRSQAPDGTQSLRLRKFPIEQQARAFVLEGWGRSFPSVRELGAALQGCLLRAGDDCFSLRRCCLPQPGETSNLIIMRGARASTRTLNLSQLSFHRVDQKEITQLSHLGQGTRTNVYEGRLRVEGSGDPEEGKVDDEDPVVPGGDRGQELRVVLKVLDPSHHDIALAFYETASLMSQVSHVHLAFVHGVCVRGPENIMVTEYVEHGPLDVWLRRERGHVPMAWKMVVAQQLASALSYLENKNLVHGNVCGRNILLARLGLAEGTSPFIKLSDPGVGLGALSREERVERIPWMAPECLPGGPNSLSIAMDKWGFGATLLEICFDGEAPLQSRSSSEKEHFYQRQHRLPEPSCPELATLTSQCLTYEPTQRPSFRTILRDLTRLQPHTLPDLADVLIVNPDSSASDPTVFHKRYLKKIRDLGEGHFGKVSLYCYDPTNDGTGEMVAVKALKADCGPQHRSGWKQEIEILRTLYHEHIVKYKGCCEDQGEKSLQLVMEYVPLGSLRDYLPRHSVGLAQLLLFAQQICEKFLELIGITQGQMTVLRLTELLERGERLPRPDKCPCELYHLMKNCWETEASFRPTFENLIPILKTVHEKYQGQAPSVFSVC
- the TYK2 gene encoding non-receptor tyrosine-protein kinase TYK2 isoform X7, giving the protein MGGGVSAGDVVAVRRGGVGSGFELLSPGKAEPPAGSMPLRHRGTTRGSKPVGDGAQPMAAMGGLKVLLHWAGPGGGEPWVTFSESSLTAEEVCIHIAHKVGITPPCFNLFALFDAQAQVWLPPNHILEIPRDASLMLYFRMRFYFRNWHGMNPQEPAVYRCGPPGTEASSDQTAQGMQLLDPASFEYLFEQGKHEFVNDVASLWELSSEEEIHHFKNESLGMAFLHLCHLALRRGVPLEEVAKKTSFKDCIPLSFRRQIRQHSALTRLRLRNVFRRFLQDFQPDRLSQQMVMVKYLATLERLAPRFGTERVPVCHLRLLAQAEGEPCYIRDSGEAPTDPGPESAAGPPTHEVLVTGTGGIQWWPVQEEVNKEEGSSGGSGRNPQASLSGKKAKAHKAIGQPADRLREPLWAYFCDFRDITHVVLKECCVSIHRQDNKCLELSLPSRAAALSFVSLVDGYFRLTADSSHYLCHEVAPPRLVMSIQDGIHGPLLEPFVQAKLRPEDGLYLIQWSTSHPYRLILTVAQRSQAPDGTQSLRLRKFPIEQQARAFVLEGWGRSFPSVRELGAALQGCLLRAGDDCFSLRRCCLPQPGETSNLIIMRGARASTRTLNLSQLSFHRVDQKEITQLSHLGQGTRTNVYEGRLRVEGSGDPEEGKVDDEDPVVPGGDRGQELRVVLKVLDPSHHDIALAFYETASLMSQVSHVHLAFVHGVCVRGPENIMVTEYVEHGPLDVWLRRERGHVPMAWKMVVAQQLASALSYLENKNLVHGNVCGRNILLARLGLAEGTSPFIKLSDPGVGLGALSREERVERIPWMAPECLPGGPNSLSIAMDKWGFGATLLEICFDGEAPLQSRSSSEKEHFYQRQHRLPEPSCPELATLTSQCLTYEPTQRPSFRTILRDLTRLQPHTLPDLADVLIVNPDSSASDPTVFHKRYLKKIRDLGEGHFGKVSLYCYDPTNDGTGEMVAVKALKADCGPQHRSGWKQEIEILRTLYHEHIVKYKGCCEDQGEKSLQLVMEYVPLGSLRDYLPRHSVGLAQLLLFAQQICEGMAYLHAQHYIHRDLAARNVLLDNDKLVKIGDFGLAKAVPEGHEYYRVREDGDSPVF
- the TYK2 gene encoding non-receptor tyrosine-protein kinase TYK2 isoform X4, which produces MPLRHRGTTRGSKPVGDGAQPMAAMGGLKVLLHWAGPGGGEPWVTFSESSLTAEEVCIHIAHKVGITPPCFNLFALFDAQAQVWLPPNHILEIPRDASLMLYFRMRFYFRNWHGMNPQEPAVYRCGPPGTEASSDQTAQGMQLLDPASFEYLFEQGKHEFVNDVASLWELSSEEEIHHFKNESLGMAFLHLCHLALRRGVPLEEVAKKTSFKDCIPLSFRRQIRQHSALTRLRLRNVFRRFLQDFQPDRLSQQMVMVKYLATLERLAPRFGTERVPVCHLRLLAQAEGEPCYIRDSGEAPTDPGPESAAGPPTHEVLVTGTGGIQWWPVQEEVNKEEGSSGGSGRNPQASLSGKKAKAHKAIGQPADRLREPLWAYFCDFRDITHVVLKECCVSIHRQDNKCLELSLPSRAAALSFVSLVDGYFRLTADSSHYLCHEVAPPRLVMSIQDGIHGPLLEPFVQAKLRPEDGLYLIQWSTSHPYRLILTVAQRSQAPDGTQSLRLRKFPIEQQARAFVLEGWGRSFPSVRELGAALQGCLLRAGDDCFSLRRCCLPQPGETSNLIIMRGARASTRTLNLSQLSFHRVDQKEITQLSHLGQGTRTNVYEGRLRVEGSGDPEEGKVDDEDPVVPGGDRGQELRVVLKVLDPSHHDIALAFYETASLMSQVSHVHLAFVHGVCVRGPENIMVTEYVEHGPLDVWLRRERGHVPMAWKMVVAQQLASALSYLENKNLVHGNVCGRNILLARLGLAEGTSPFIKLSDPGVGLGALSREERVERIPWMAPECLPGGPNSLSIAMDKWGFGATLLEICFDGEAPLQSRSSSEKEHFYQRQHRLPEPSCPELATLTSQCLTYEPTQRPSFRTILRDLTRLQPHTLPDLADVLIVNPDSSASDPTVFHKRYLKKIRDLGEGHFGKVSLYCYDPTNDGTGEMVAVKALKADCGPQHRSGWKQEIEILRTLYHEHIVKYKGCCEDQGEKSLQLVMEYVPLGSLRDYLPRHSVGLAQLLLFAQQICEGMAYLHAQHYIHRDLAARNVLLDNDKLVKIGDFGLAKAVPEGHEYYRVREDGDSPVFWYAPECLKEYKFYYASDVWSFGVTLYELLTHCDSSQSPPTKFLELIGITQGQMTVLRLTELLERGERLPRPDKCPCELYHLMKNCWETEASFRPTFENLIPILKTVHEKYQGQAPSVFSVC